GTAGCTTACCACTGTGGTGATTGGAACCGAAAATAACACGTACTTTCATCGCTTCACGTGTTTGGCCTGTTGTCTTGCTTCTATTCGCTTATTTTCGGTGGGGTGGAATCGGTTCATTTCTTAGCTACGCTGAGTACGAAGTCGCTTTggagcttctctctcttcttctttttttcccctggTTATATTCTTCCAGCCAGAGGTGTCACTGTCAATCCCCACAAACACAGATCGGAAGTCAGCGAAGTCTGACTTGTTGCTTCTTTAGACCGTCCGCATCCATCCCGGCGCATCCTCTCAACTTAGCTTTCTGCAAAACCCCACAAAATTGTTCGATACAGGGGAAGTCATCCTGTAAGCGTCATGTAAGCGAAATGGAAATTGGGTATGGAGCTTTAAAATGTTTGAGTGACATGTGATGGTTACTCTCACCCGTGGTCAAAATCAGGTCATACTGTTGGAGAGTCAAGTCATATCATAGAATGTTATTGTACTTTCCACCTCACGGGCAGCTGTTTTGATTTAAGTGCGAACCTTCTTTCTTTGGGTTGTCAGTGCTTAGATTGTATTCTATAATTTCAATTCAGGGAAACAGCGCAAGCTAGCAGAATATTACAAGAAACAGGAAAGCCTCTTTGAAGGGTACAATGAGATGGAATCCATGACTGAGTCAGAGGGTTTTCCTGGAAGCCTCACTGAGGTAGATTCTCTATAGGTCACATCTTCTTACATTTCAGTAGTTGCAGACCTTAGTATTGTGAATTCTTACTCCTAGAAAAAGGAGATTCTTTAGTATATCGAAATGCTTCTCCACTTGGTAGCTCTCAAAGCAAGAGAAACAGTCGTGGAGATCTTTCACAACTTCTGTTTAAATTGGAGACTAAACATGAGTTTATGATATTATATTTCAAGTTTTCTAAGAAGAAATTGTTTCTAATGAATGAACTGCATTTTGTCAGGATGAAATGAAGCAGCTCGTAAAGAGTGAAAGATTTGCAATCCATATTTCGAACTTAGCAAATATTGTGCTTTTCATAGCAAAGGTCTACGCTTCTGTTGAGAGCAGATCACTGGCGGTTATCGCATCAACCTTGGATTCTTTCTTAGATCTACTATCGGGTTTTATTTTGTGGTTCACGGCAAATTCAATGAGGAACCCAAACCATTATCGTTACCCCATTGGTAAGAGGCGGATGCAACCAGTGGTATGTTCCCCTGCTTCCTTGGATATAAAATTTGTTGTTGATTCATGGGTAAACATTCTAATTGAATCTGACTTTTCTTTGCTCCTACTAAATTTCACTAGCCTAGCCTAGTTTTATGACTATAACTTGATTCTTCTGTCCTGCCTTCTTTTCTGTTTGTTACGTAGCTTGATTTACAATGGCATCCTCATTATTTGATAGCTTCAGCTAGCTAAATTTATGTGAgacttcaaaaataaaagacgaGCCACTTACTGTGATAATGCATGGCTCTGTTGAAGTACATCTCCAAATTATAGTCAATTTCCCTTTGCCTCAACAGTTAGCTCACTGAAGAAGGCGGCGTCAGATATAGCTTTGTATAAAGGAGAAACCAGtcgaaaggaaaaataagaccATGTCTTTTTTAGATACTAGGAGCTAATGACCCCAGTATTACCACTACAAATTCTAAAATATCTAGATCAGAATAATGTATTGATGTAATCGATCTTTGTGATTAAGCTACAAGTCTAATGGTATTGACGGCTTGAAAATGCAGGGTATTATTGTATTTGCTTCAGTAATGGCAACTCTTGGCTTGCAAATACTGTTGGAGTCTTTTCGAGATCTTCTCTCCAAGGCAAGTGATCTTTCTGTTGCTTGCTTTGTCGTGTCACTTGCAAACATATTCATACAGAGGCTGGCATAGTCTTGTTTACAGAGCAGTTTGAATGGGAGGACTAGGTTTTCTATTGAGTTAACAATAATGGAAAGAAGGCTTTGAGTCTCCTCTTCGGACTTGGATATCCTAGTCTTACTTTACTATTAGAACTTACATTAAGAGGAtatgaacttttttcttttgataaccaccggccgtggtggctctgTTGTGTAGGCTTCTGCCTTTGAAGGGAAAGGCTAGGTgttcgaagcccctgcaacgcaagttgcaggaAGGCTGGCAGACCATTAGGTGTATTACGTGTGGCGCCCTAGTGGTGGGTCCTGGGCTAGcgtcacctgggggtttacgtgGCGACTGTCGGCCAAAGCggttcttccaaaaaaaaaaaaaaaaaaaaaacttttttcttCTGATTGATGTTGCTGCATCACAGAATGACCTATTGGTTCACTCGGTTTGGCTGCCACCTTGCCAGTAACCATTGTTTTAAGCTGGCGAACTTAAGATGCAGTTACTAAAGCTTAGACTTCATCCCATCCGTCCAGTTCACTTATCTTATGCcattatttttcaatcaaatcTACATGCAGTCACACTCAAAGACTGATCGTGGGAAGGAGAAGTGGATAATTGGGATTATGGTTTCTGTTACAGCGGTGAAGTTTGCCTTGATGGTCTATTGTCGAAGATTCAAGAATGAAATTGTCAGAGCCTATGCTCAAGATCATTTTTTTGATGTTATAACTAATTCTGTCGGTCTGGTGGCGGTTGTCCTATCTATCCGCTACTATTGGTGGATAGATCCAGTTGGAGCTATAATAGTAAGTTCATCTCGAGCAATCCTacttttagtttttcaattgTGTGTTTCTGACTATTATAGAATTACTATCCCTCTCCATCCTATCAATGGGTTTATGTTGGGCACAACTTTTCTAAGCCAAAATATTACATACTCTGCAGATAGCATTATATACCATAACCACGTGGGCAAGAACGGTGATTGAGAATGTACGGTCGCTTATTGGAAGAACGGCCCCCCCTGAATTTATAGCAAAGTTAACATATCTCATTTGGAACCACCATGAAGAGATCAAGCACATTGACACGGTGAGAGCTTACACTTTTGGTTCACATTACTTCGTGGAGGTGGACATAGTGTTGCCTCAAGACATGCTCTTGAACCAAGCCCACAATATCGGGGAAAAACTTCAGGAGAAGCTGGAGCAATTGCCTGAAGTTGAGCGAGCTTTCGTCCATATTGATTTTGAGTTTAGTCACAGGCCTGAGCACAAGAATAAAGTATGAGCTAGATGATCATAGCTGACCATTTAGAGGTAGACGACCATATCTGAGCGTTGGGAGGAGAAGCCCATTCAAAAGCATTTTATACCGACTGACATGTGCTGTAAGAttaatttttggctaaaataaTGTTATTATTAGTAGAGCTACTTTGGAAAAAATGCGCCCCCTTTGAATGGAATTGTAATAATGAGGAGAAGATCCTTTTCCCAGTGGACGATGCcatttttaagtgaaatgaaacCGCTATGTTTGGTGGCCTCTCCTTCTACATGAACATAAAGAAAGCATATAAGGCATATCCGAGGATCAAACTGCATGAGCTTCGTAAGTAAAATGCAGGGCTcgagttttttcttttgctacCACATTAATGCTAATTACAAATGTGTTGTCAAAGGAACTTCCTGCTTCTCTGAAGAATCAATCTGGCATGGTTTTTCATTAGGTGAGCAGGATCTACGGACGTGATTAAGTTGCCAATGCCCTACTTCATATTTGTCCGTCATATGCTTTGTTATATGAATACGTAGATGTATACAGATCTATTAACAATATAAATGCTGTCTCTAGGAAAGATGCTAGAAATATCATAAGTCTGTGACAAAACTTGTTCATAATTGAAGATGGGATATTCAGAGAGTAACAGATCAACTACTTCGTTGATGAGTCTCACTCATTTCAATACCCAACATTCATGTGTCACAGGTCGGTTGAACACGATTGATCAAACAGATcaccgcgcggccttaggatttgtgatcccaagtcagcctacTCACTCACACGCACCACACAAGGGTTGGCTGCACAAGGGGTGAATGTATTTCACTATGAATGAGCTGAGCTCAAATGAGGGGGAGGGACCCCTTTTATACAAGTTCGGGTCAATTCTCGGCCgtggatcgtccctccgatccaacggcTGTGTTTGAACAATGGCCATCATTACAAATCAACTCAGCAAGCCGCTCAAGGGCTGCAAGCCTTGGGAAACAGCCATAGGCCAGGCGCAagtcagaagcaagatcagggGCAGCATGGACGTGTCAGGGCCAGCATGGGCGAGCATGGCTGTTTGACACGGAGCAGGTGAACCACTCCTGGCTTGTGTAAGGGCTGGCCGAGGATTGATCAGGAGCTGCTTGCTGGTTGTGCACGGATCATTCCCTACATTGTGCACGGGCGAATCAGGCACGGATCGCAGATCGTGCAAGGGCCGATTGGTGGATCGGTCAGGGATCAATCAAGGGTCGATCGGGGACTGATCAGTGATCGATCAGGGATCGATCATGGACTGATGCGGGATCGGTTAGGGACTAGTTGGGACAGGGATCGATCAGGGCGTTCCCAGCAATGCCCTGGTGCGTGACATGGCCGCGCACGGATGGTCTTGGGCATGCACCGTCCGTGCTCGGCCGTGTCACATGCATCAACTTCTACTTTTCTGGCCATCAAATTAGCTTGGCAAAATAATATGACCAAATCCCTCTCATTCACCACACCCAAATGCAGAGCCGAACCTCGTTTCTGAAACTCTGAAGGTCattcgtttctttttcttcattgatgCTCTGCACTACCAAAAAACAAACTGCAGGAGATGTATTTCGCAGGTTTCCTCCCTTTCGTTGAGACGTATGCCAGGAACATTGTGGTTTGCTATTCCATTATTAACTGCTATAGGTCACGACTCTCCTGAAGGTCAACTACTAAGAGAAAAGTGGTGGATTACTTAGCTCGGACGCTTCGAAGCCCAATCACAACTTTGATCCTCAATTCAATTGTGCAATTCAAATCATTTTGGAGCTGCCACAACCTATTATGGATCAAATAGGAATCCAAGTAAAGCACGTGAGTCTGTTTTATTTTCGTGAACAAGAGAATCGTGAGTTTAGGAACTTGACATTAGATTAATCTAACATCATTtcaatacaatttttttctctttttatgaatGCGTTTGTCATTCaatcttcatcattttcatcatcctAAATTGCTAACATGTGAAAATAATCATAAGATAAACACCCAATAATCAAAGTAGTAAATAAATTAACCGCCCCAGTGACACATCAACCATGCCCCTTCCCTTTCTCCGATCATCAAGCCCTCCCGATCACTTTCTTTGTCTTTCATCCCCCTGAACAGCCCgttcttttgaatttaaaaaagaaaacgggTGAACATGTTTCCCCTTTGAAGTGGCGAAGGCCTAATGCCTGAAGTAAGCAAAAAGATAGGTGAAGGTTACGAAGTAAGTCGGCTGGTTAAGGAAAGCTCAGATTATGAAATCGCTTAGCtgttaaattaattaaattaatgaagTTCCCATTTCAGGTTTCGGTgactcttccttctcttctctttggAGTGTGTTCAAGCTTATGAATTTGAGCCGAGGCCAAATAAACGCACTTAGAATCATTGGTGAGATAGAATTAACTTACCACAATAGGTATTTGATTACAAATATAATAAAGAAGATCTTCAAGCCTACCTCGAAAGAGTCAATTGCCCATTCCCCATAGTTTTGGATTCCGTTGTCCCTTTGCGCTTTGATTAGGCCCACCTGCTGCTTCATGCAATAGCACGCTTCAAAGCAAATGAGCTTCACCAGCTATACATGCAATAGCACGCTCCGAAGCAAACGAGCTTCACCAGCTGTAGCCTTATGAACTAGTCAAGTAGCTTCTTTCCGGCAAAGCTTACCAATCCTACACTCCTTTCTCCTATTCTCTGTCAAGTGGAGCCTTTCAGACATCGACAAACCAAAAAGATTCTGTCTCTCATAAGGAGTCCTAAACAAATCTACCGTTTTGGACGTACTCAAGGGCTTGGCTTGCCCAAAGGAGCCGCTTCTTACACTTTTCCAATAGCTTAGTACTCAACAAGGGAAGAGGGATAGCACTGAGCAACTGGCAAAGTGAATTAGTCGTTTGATTTCAAGTTCCACAGTAGGATAAGGAAAAATTAAGGAACTTGAAATGCATCGAGCAACCCTAAGGAAAGCCAAATCATTGATCCCCAAGATGGGAGCCTTGTAAACTATCAGTCAGAACATAACGATGCAATGATATAATCTGGCCTACATGTGATGTATACAACTTTTATGATTATGTATGGAACCTAATCtaatctttttggttttttcttcctttaattaccatgacaaattcaaaattatctCTTAATATACCACATGGCCGAAACTCTACATGCATGCATAACTTGAATTACCAGATGAAATGCATGATGAATAACATGAATTAATCCTATCATGCAACAATTAACTAGACATAACCTAAACGAGACATTAAACTAATTTCTTTTgtggttctttttctttgattaatgaATGCAAAATTAATCCCTTGAAAGAGTACGTGGACAAGACTCTGCATGTTAAGCCAACattcatgaaattaaactaattcacaggaaaaatatgatgagaaTCGCAAAAGTTGCTGAGGCGACTGATACAAACCTGTGGTGATTTTGGTAGAAGTTGTTGAGCTGGTAGTATCCATAAATAGGACGCTTCATATGCTTGGGCACCTGATGAAAAAACAAAGTGGAGGAGAGATCCcctgttataattatggttaatggatcataATAGCTAAcaaattaagatacgtcttttctattcacgtatctattgaatttatgaatttcctaaattcatctatcttttaattcatatatttattgagTTTACGAATATCTTGAATTCACGTGTCtctggattcatgaattttttggattcacgtatctcttgattcatgaatttcttggacacatgcatctatttaattcatgtatctcttctgtatatgactctataaatagataagaGCATAGAACTTCATGAGACGGTTTTCGATAGTACAATTCGAGACAATGATTCCAAAAGAGATTTGAAATACTACTAtactcttctgatttttttggatGTACTGGTTCAATTAAACAGTTCgactgagtcctgtttgcatagtgttAATCCAAACAGATTTGAGGTGTTGTATTTTGGGAGACATAGTTCATGAATCTGCGGAATACCATTGgtaggaactaatcgccttaaggagattcggatatccgtaccccacctccaattttatgttatttttccagtaatatcttattttattcttcttcaagatttgtaagtttacataaaaataaagatattataaaGCTGTTACcgtcttctttacattgatgttctgattaaCAGTTTGCTTTCTCTAGATTATATTCCAACACCCCCTGAGTTTCACATAATCGGTGTGATCTTCTTTCAACTAATAGTGGACAGTTGGAGGGTTATTCAAGTTTTAAGTGCAACTAATGCATTATTAAGTCCAGAAAAAACTTACTCTTGACATCCTGTTGCAGGTTTTGTCCCCAGGTATCTGTATGTTCTGGACTCTATCGGTTCTATTGGATGCTGGTAAGCACTCAATGTCGTACTGATCAATCATCTCGACAGCCTAAAAAataaggatatatatatataaactactGCACATTATCATAATGATGAAAGCAACCAGCCTCGGGATTAAGCTTACATCACGGGAAGCAAACAAAGAGGCAAGTCCAATTGGAAGGAAAACAATGCTAACCAGCATGAATGCTGAAATCACCTGCACAAAAAATGGGAGACTTCAGTATTTTTATCAGGAATTGGCAAATGGTTACGAGATGTACATATTTTAGACTTGGTTATCTTTGAGGGTGCGTTCTTCGATGGAAGGACAACTATGTCGTCATTTTGTTCTTGTTAAAGTCAGGGTGTGACAATACCTTGTCGATTTGGGGGTAAAATGTACAGCACAAAATGGTTGGTCATTCACTCTTTCAAATGGGGTaaacatttcttctttttctctccttcagCAAATGTTCATTTAGAATCTTTCAGAACAAATTACTGTAATATAGAAACATTCGACCGCGAATATACATTCCCAGGTCTGTTTTAGTTGTAGGATTGCCTCATGGATTCtcgaattgaaggaattgatctGGTTTTATCCTACATAAGCAAATTTTGCtacccaaaatattttcttgacgGAGGCGAAATAACccgaaaatgaaaagagaaaacccCTAACCAACTTGCAGTTAAAGGGGGCCATCACTATGGGGTGGTCACCTTCACAATGACTATTGCTACAACTTAGAAAGGACCGACACTCTCT
The window above is part of the Eucalyptus grandis isolate ANBG69807.140 chromosome 6, ASM1654582v1, whole genome shotgun sequence genome. Proteins encoded here:
- the LOC104451036 gene encoding metal tolerance protein 9 isoform X1, whose amino-acid sequence is MEHTRLPLTDDPPPSSMDVFGDDDDNDSSSAPSWRLRLTEFRLPPRDPHEPHSRFSCRRLFSAPRKQRKLAEYYKKQESLFEGYNEMESMTESEGFPGSLTEDEMKQLVKSERFAIHISNLANIVLFIAKVYASVESRSLAVIASTLDSFLDLLSGFILWFTANSMRNPNHYRYPIGKRRMQPVGIIVFASVMATLGLQILLESFRDLLSKSHSKTDRGKEKWIIGIMVSVTAVKFALMVYCRRFKNEIVRAYAQDHFFDVITNSVGLVAVVLSIRYYWWIDPVGAIIIALYTITTWARTVIENVRSLIGRTAPPEFIAKLTYLIWNHHEEIKHIDTVRAYTFGSHYFVEVDIVLPQDMLLNQAHNIGEKLQEKLEQLPEVERAFVHIDFEFSHRPEHKNKV
- the LOC104451036 gene encoding metal tolerance protein 9 isoform X2, translated to MESMTESEGFPGSLTEDEMKQLVKSERFAIHISNLANIVLFIAKVYASVESRSLAVIASTLDSFLDLLSGFILWFTANSMRNPNHYRYPIGKRRMQPVGIIVFASVMATLGLQILLESFRDLLSKSHSKTDRGKEKWIIGIMVSVTAVKFALMVYCRRFKNEIVRAYAQDHFFDVITNSVGLVAVVLSIRYYWWIDPVGAIIIALYTITTWARTVIENVRSLIGRTAPPEFIAKLTYLIWNHHEEIKHIDTVRAYTFGSHYFVEVDIVLPQDMLLNQAHNIGEKLQEKLEQLPEVERAFVHIDFEFSHRPEHKNKV